In one window of Brassica rapa cultivar Chiifu-401-42 chromosome A07, CAAS_Brap_v3.01, whole genome shotgun sequence DNA:
- the LOC103830620 gene encoding receptor-like protein 13 isoform X1, which translates to MKGRFFLGKYLIWVILVLGQLHGYNGCVEKERKALLELEKYIISITIEEYSDYALPTWTYNTKSDCCRWEGVKCNRTSKRVTEIAFGTLSLKENSLLNLSLLHPFEDIRSLNLSRNDYYYNQFSGLFDDVEGYKTLRKLRKLEIMDLSRNRFNNSIFPFLNSAISLKTLFLGDNNFYGGPLPAKELKDLTNLELLDLSGNRFNGSIPVQELSALSKLKSLDLSRNEFSELSKLQGKFVKCLSIAFIQNKRFCLHFAGYKSVRRLRNLKILDLSENNFDNNIFSFLSALTSLTTLFLRSNYIGGPFPVKEFKDLTNLELLDLSKNKLNGSIPMQELSALKKLEALDLSDNKFSGSIELQGICEMKNMQDLDLSGNKLVGQFPLCLTRLTGLQVLDLSSNQLNGNVPSALGKLESLKYLSLSDNNFEGSFPLDSLANLSELRLFKLSSRSNSFKVESGSSWRPKFQLSHISLPSCNLVKVPHFLLYQKDLSHIDLSDNTISGSFPTWLLANNTKLEVLLLQNNSFTSFQLPNSAHKLLFMDVSLNEFNHLFPENIGWVLPHLVYMKLANNGFQGNLPSSLGNIKSIEFLDLSHNNFHGELPRSFVMNGYFLKYLKLSHNKLSGEVFPEFVNFTVLWELSMDNNMFTGKIGEGLRNTKYLQLLDISNNNLTGVIPSWIGEFPSLVALQVSNNSLEGEIPISLFYLPYLLLMDLSANILSGDISPRVKSNDLTFLFLQDNHLSGEIPYTLVENLYVLDLRNNRLSGNIPQFTSTQNIHTLLLRGNNLTGSISRQLCGLRNIQLLDLANNRLNGSIPSCLKNTSFGFGKKYTLYDDDYSNLFIGGGTSFIGFSPQKDFGVNEFQDTIYFRSRILLHPFQMSYSSAIGMKIEFAVKHRYDAYVGKNLNLLFGLDISENELSGNIPSELGSLLELQVLNVSHNNLSGLIPESFSGLKNVESLDLSFNKLQGLIPQGLTKLSGLAVFNVSFNHLSGVIPQGSQFNTFDTLSFVGNPLLCGKPTNRSCGGSTFQEPDNGVKDDDESQIDMVSFYWSFLAPYVTILLGIFSSLSFDSPWRRFWFYVVDVFIHKVRNLLC; encoded by the exons atgaaggggAGGTTTTTCTTGGGAAAATATTTGATATGGGTGATATTAGTGTTGGGTCAGCTACATGGATACAACGGCTGTGTTGAAAAAGAAAGGAAGGCTTTGTTGGAGCTCGAGAAATACATAATTTCAATTACTATTGAAGAGTATTCCGACTATGCTCTCCCTACTTGGACTTACAACACAAAGAGCGATTGCTGCCGTTGGGAGGGAGTTAAGTGCAATCGTACAAGCAAACGAGTGACCGAGATTGCCTTTGGAACACTAAGCCTCAAAGAGAATTCTCTCCTAAATCTTTCTTTGCTGCATCCTTTTGAAGATATTCGTAGTCTGAACTTATCCAGGAACGACTACTACTACAACCAGTTCAGTGGCTTATTTGATGATGTTGAAG GTTATAAAACCCTAAGGAAATTAAGAAAGCTGGAGATTATGGATCTCTCTAGAAATAGATTCAATAACAGTATCTTTCCCTTTCTTAATTCTGCTATATCTCTCAAAACTCTTTTTCTTGGGGATAACAACTTTTATGGTGGCCCTCTTCCTGCTAAAG AACTTAAAGATCTGACAAACTTGGAATTGCTGGACCTGAGTGGCAACAGATTTAATGGTTCTATACCAGTACAAG AGTTATCTGCCCTGAGCAAGCTGAAATCTTTGGATCTAAGTCGTAACGAATTTTCTGAACTATCAAAATTGCAAGGCAAGTTTGTCAAATGTTTGTCAATTGCATTTATCCAAAATAAGAGGTTCTGTTTGCACTTTGCAGGTTATAAAAGTGTAAGGAGATTAAGAAACTTAAAGATCCTAGATCTCTCTGAAAATAATTTCGACAACAACATATTTTCCTTTCTCAGTGCTTTGACATCACTCACAACTCTGTTTCTTAGGTCCAACTACATCGGTGGCCCTTTTCCAGTTAAAG AATTTAAAGATTTGACAAACTTGGAACTGCTAGACCTGAGTAAAAACAAACTTAATGGCTCCATACCAATGCAAG AGTTATCTGCCCTGAAGAAACTGGAAGCTCTGGATTTAAGTGATAATAAATTTTCTGGCTCAATAGAATTGCAAG GGATTTGCGAAATGAAGAATATGCAAGATCTTGATCTCAGTGGAAACAAACTAGTAGGTCAGTTTCCTTTGTGCTTAACTAGGCTGACTGGACTTCAAGTTCTTGATCTCTCATCAAACCAATTAAATGGGAATGTGCCATCTGCTCTCGGTAAACTTGAATCCCTCAAGTACTTATCATTGTCTGATAACAACTTTGAAGGCTCCTTCCCACTTGATTCGCTCGCCAACCTCTCAGAGTTGAGGTTATTCAAACTTAGTTCAAGATCCAACTCATTTAAAGTAGAATCTGGAAGTTCTTGGAGGCCAAAATTTCAACTGAGTCATATTTCCCTACCATCTTGCAACTTGGTAAAGGTTCCTCATTTTCTTCTATACCAGAAGGATTTGAGTCACATTGATCTTTCTGACAATACAATTTCTGGAAGTTTTCCTACTTGGCTATTGGCAAACAATACAAAACTCGAAGTTCTCCTTCTACAAAATAATTCATTTACTAGCTTTCAGCTACCAAATTCTGCTCATAAACTGCTTTTCATGGACGTGTCATTGAATGAATTCAATCATCTATTTCCAGAGAACATTGGATGGGTACTTCCTCATTTAGTGTATATGAAACTAGCTAATAATGGGTTTCAAGGAAATCTGCCATCTTCTTTAGGTAACATCAAAAGTATTGAATTTCTGGATTTATCTCACAACAACTTTCATGGGGAGCTACCAAGAAGTTTTGTTATGAATGGTTATTTCTTGAAATACTTGAAGCTGTCACATAACAAACTAAGCGGAGAAGTGTTTCCAGAATTTGTCAACTTTACTGTTTTATGGGAGCTTTCTATGGATAACAATATGTTTACTGGAAAGATTGGAGAAGGTTTGCGGAACACAAAATACTTGCAGCTACTTGACATTTCAAACAACAATCTCACAGGTGTTATTCCAAGCTGGATTGGCGAATTTCCATCCTTAGTGGCGCTACAGGTTTCAAACAACTCGTTGGAAGGTGAGATACCTATTTCTTTGTTCTATTTGCCCTATCTTCTGCTCATGGACCTATCTGCAAACATTTTATCTGGGGACATATCTCCGCGTGTCAAATCAAATGATCTAACATTTTTATTCCTTCAAGACAATCATTTATCAGGAGAAATTCCATACACGTTGGTGGAGAATCTCTATGTACTTGATCTGAGAAATAACAGATTGTCTGGAAATATTCCGCAGTTCACCAGCACCCAAAACATCCATACTCTTCTTCTTCGGGGGAATAACTTAACAGGCAGTATTTCTCGCCAGTTGTGTGGTCTAAGAAACATCCAACTTCTTGATCTTGCCAACAATAGATTGAATGGATCCATACCTTCATGCCTCAAAAATACATCCTTTGGTTTTGGGAAAAAGTATACTTTATATGATGATGATTACAGCAATCTTTTCATAGGTGGTGGTACATCGTTCATTGGTTTCTCTCCGCAAAAAGACTTCGGTGTAAACGAGTTTCAAGATACTATATATTTCAGATCTCGCATTCTGCTACATCCGTTTCAGATGTCATACAGTTCAGCCATCGGTATGAAAATTGAATTTGCAGTGAAACACCGATACGATGCTTACGTAGGTAAAAATCTCAATTTATTGTTTGGACTGGATATCTCCGAAAATGAGCTTAGCGGTAATATCCCATCAGAgcttggaagtcttctggaaCTACAAGTGTTGAATGTTTCTCACAACAACTTATCAGGATTGATACCAGAAAGCTTTTCAGGTCTCAAGAATGTAGAAAGCCTTGATCTCTCCTTCAACAAGTTACAAGGCCTGATCCCACAAGGACTAACAAAGCTGAGCGGCCTCGCGGTCTTCAATGTCTCGTTCAACCATTTATCAGGAGTCATTCCCCAAGGATCACAGTTTAACACCTTTGATACGCTAAGCTTTGTAGGTAATCCTCTTCTTTGTGGAAAACCAACCAACAGAAGCTGCGGTGGAAGTACCTTTCAAGAACCAGACAATGGAGTGAAGGATGATGATGAGAGCCAAATCGACATGGTTTCTTTCTATTGGAGTTTTCTTGCACCTTATGTGACCATACTTCTTGGAATattctcatctctctcttttgACTCTCCTTGGAGGAGATTCTGGTTCTACGTCGTTGATGTTTTCATCCACAAGGTGAGGAATTTGTTGTGCTAA
- the LOC103830620 gene encoding receptor-like protein 15 isoform X4 — protein sequence MQELSALKKLEALDLSDNKFSGSIELQGICEMKNMQDLDLSGNKLVGQFPLCLTRLTGLQVLDLSSNQLNGNVPSALGKLESLKYLSLSDNNFEGSFPLDSLANLSELRLFKLSSRSNSFKVESGSSWRPKFQLSHISLPSCNLVKVPHFLLYQKDLSHIDLSDNTISGSFPTWLLANNTKLEVLLLQNNSFTSFQLPNSAHKLLFMDVSLNEFNHLFPENIGWVLPHLVYMKLANNGFQGNLPSSLGNIKSIEFLDLSHNNFHGELPRSFVMNGYFLKYLKLSHNKLSGEVFPEFVNFTVLWELSMDNNMFTGKIGEGLRNTKYLQLLDISNNNLTGVIPSWIGEFPSLVALQVSNNSLEGEIPISLFYLPYLLLMDLSANILSGDISPRVKSNDLTFLFLQDNHLSGEIPYTLVENLYVLDLRNNRLSGNIPQFTSTQNIHTLLLRGNNLTGSISRQLCGLRNIQLLDLANNRLNGSIPSCLKNTSFGFGKKYTLYDDDYSNLFIGGGTSFIGFSPQKDFGVNEFQDTIYFRSRILLHPFQMSYSSAIGMKIEFAVKHRYDAYVGKNLNLLFGLDISENELSGNIPSELGSLLELQVLNVSHNNLSGLIPESFSGLKNVESLDLSFNKLQGLIPQGLTKLSGLAVFNVSFNHLSGVIPQGSQFNTFDTLSFVGNPLLCGKPTNRSCGGSTFQEPDNGVKDDDESQIDMVSFYWSFLAPYVTILLGIFSSLSFDSPWRRFWFYVVDVFIHKVRNLLC from the exons ATGCAAG AGTTATCTGCCCTGAAGAAACTGGAAGCTCTGGATTTAAGTGATAATAAATTTTCTGGCTCAATAGAATTGCAAG GGATTTGCGAAATGAAGAATATGCAAGATCTTGATCTCAGTGGAAACAAACTAGTAGGTCAGTTTCCTTTGTGCTTAACTAGGCTGACTGGACTTCAAGTTCTTGATCTCTCATCAAACCAATTAAATGGGAATGTGCCATCTGCTCTCGGTAAACTTGAATCCCTCAAGTACTTATCATTGTCTGATAACAACTTTGAAGGCTCCTTCCCACTTGATTCGCTCGCCAACCTCTCAGAGTTGAGGTTATTCAAACTTAGTTCAAGATCCAACTCATTTAAAGTAGAATCTGGAAGTTCTTGGAGGCCAAAATTTCAACTGAGTCATATTTCCCTACCATCTTGCAACTTGGTAAAGGTTCCTCATTTTCTTCTATACCAGAAGGATTTGAGTCACATTGATCTTTCTGACAATACAATTTCTGGAAGTTTTCCTACTTGGCTATTGGCAAACAATACAAAACTCGAAGTTCTCCTTCTACAAAATAATTCATTTACTAGCTTTCAGCTACCAAATTCTGCTCATAAACTGCTTTTCATGGACGTGTCATTGAATGAATTCAATCATCTATTTCCAGAGAACATTGGATGGGTACTTCCTCATTTAGTGTATATGAAACTAGCTAATAATGGGTTTCAAGGAAATCTGCCATCTTCTTTAGGTAACATCAAAAGTATTGAATTTCTGGATTTATCTCACAACAACTTTCATGGGGAGCTACCAAGAAGTTTTGTTATGAATGGTTATTTCTTGAAATACTTGAAGCTGTCACATAACAAACTAAGCGGAGAAGTGTTTCCAGAATTTGTCAACTTTACTGTTTTATGGGAGCTTTCTATGGATAACAATATGTTTACTGGAAAGATTGGAGAAGGTTTGCGGAACACAAAATACTTGCAGCTACTTGACATTTCAAACAACAATCTCACAGGTGTTATTCCAAGCTGGATTGGCGAATTTCCATCCTTAGTGGCGCTACAGGTTTCAAACAACTCGTTGGAAGGTGAGATACCTATTTCTTTGTTCTATTTGCCCTATCTTCTGCTCATGGACCTATCTGCAAACATTTTATCTGGGGACATATCTCCGCGTGTCAAATCAAATGATCTAACATTTTTATTCCTTCAAGACAATCATTTATCAGGAGAAATTCCATACACGTTGGTGGAGAATCTCTATGTACTTGATCTGAGAAATAACAGATTGTCTGGAAATATTCCGCAGTTCACCAGCACCCAAAACATCCATACTCTTCTTCTTCGGGGGAATAACTTAACAGGCAGTATTTCTCGCCAGTTGTGTGGTCTAAGAAACATCCAACTTCTTGATCTTGCCAACAATAGATTGAATGGATCCATACCTTCATGCCTCAAAAATACATCCTTTGGTTTTGGGAAAAAGTATACTTTATATGATGATGATTACAGCAATCTTTTCATAGGTGGTGGTACATCGTTCATTGGTTTCTCTCCGCAAAAAGACTTCGGTGTAAACGAGTTTCAAGATACTATATATTTCAGATCTCGCATTCTGCTACATCCGTTTCAGATGTCATACAGTTCAGCCATCGGTATGAAAATTGAATTTGCAGTGAAACACCGATACGATGCTTACGTAGGTAAAAATCTCAATTTATTGTTTGGACTGGATATCTCCGAAAATGAGCTTAGCGGTAATATCCCATCAGAgcttggaagtcttctggaaCTACAAGTGTTGAATGTTTCTCACAACAACTTATCAGGATTGATACCAGAAAGCTTTTCAGGTCTCAAGAATGTAGAAAGCCTTGATCTCTCCTTCAACAAGTTACAAGGCCTGATCCCACAAGGACTAACAAAGCTGAGCGGCCTCGCGGTCTTCAATGTCTCGTTCAACCATTTATCAGGAGTCATTCCCCAAGGATCACAGTTTAACACCTTTGATACGCTAAGCTTTGTAGGTAATCCTCTTCTTTGTGGAAAACCAACCAACAGAAGCTGCGGTGGAAGTACCTTTCAAGAACCAGACAATGGAGTGAAGGATGATGATGAGAGCCAAATCGACATGGTTTCTTTCTATTGGAGTTTTCTTGCACCTTATGTGACCATACTTCTTGGAATattctcatctctctcttttgACTCTCCTTGGAGGAGATTCTGGTTCTACGTCGTTGATGTTTTCATCCACAAGGTGAGGAATTTGTTGTGCTAA
- the LOC103830620 gene encoding receptor-like protein 15 isoform X5 — protein MKNMQDLDLSGNKLVGQFPLCLTRLTGLQVLDLSSNQLNGNVPSALGKLESLKYLSLSDNNFEGSFPLDSLANLSELRLFKLSSRSNSFKVESGSSWRPKFQLSHISLPSCNLVKVPHFLLYQKDLSHIDLSDNTISGSFPTWLLANNTKLEVLLLQNNSFTSFQLPNSAHKLLFMDVSLNEFNHLFPENIGWVLPHLVYMKLANNGFQGNLPSSLGNIKSIEFLDLSHNNFHGELPRSFVMNGYFLKYLKLSHNKLSGEVFPEFVNFTVLWELSMDNNMFTGKIGEGLRNTKYLQLLDISNNNLTGVIPSWIGEFPSLVALQVSNNSLEGEIPISLFYLPYLLLMDLSANILSGDISPRVKSNDLTFLFLQDNHLSGEIPYTLVENLYVLDLRNNRLSGNIPQFTSTQNIHTLLLRGNNLTGSISRQLCGLRNIQLLDLANNRLNGSIPSCLKNTSFGFGKKYTLYDDDYSNLFIGGGTSFIGFSPQKDFGVNEFQDTIYFRSRILLHPFQMSYSSAIGMKIEFAVKHRYDAYVGKNLNLLFGLDISENELSGNIPSELGSLLELQVLNVSHNNLSGLIPESFSGLKNVESLDLSFNKLQGLIPQGLTKLSGLAVFNVSFNHLSGVIPQGSQFNTFDTLSFVGNPLLCGKPTNRSCGGSTFQEPDNGVKDDDESQIDMVSFYWSFLAPYVTILLGIFSSLSFDSPWRRFWFYVVDVFIHKVRNLLC, from the coding sequence ATGAAGAATATGCAAGATCTTGATCTCAGTGGAAACAAACTAGTAGGTCAGTTTCCTTTGTGCTTAACTAGGCTGACTGGACTTCAAGTTCTTGATCTCTCATCAAACCAATTAAATGGGAATGTGCCATCTGCTCTCGGTAAACTTGAATCCCTCAAGTACTTATCATTGTCTGATAACAACTTTGAAGGCTCCTTCCCACTTGATTCGCTCGCCAACCTCTCAGAGTTGAGGTTATTCAAACTTAGTTCAAGATCCAACTCATTTAAAGTAGAATCTGGAAGTTCTTGGAGGCCAAAATTTCAACTGAGTCATATTTCCCTACCATCTTGCAACTTGGTAAAGGTTCCTCATTTTCTTCTATACCAGAAGGATTTGAGTCACATTGATCTTTCTGACAATACAATTTCTGGAAGTTTTCCTACTTGGCTATTGGCAAACAATACAAAACTCGAAGTTCTCCTTCTACAAAATAATTCATTTACTAGCTTTCAGCTACCAAATTCTGCTCATAAACTGCTTTTCATGGACGTGTCATTGAATGAATTCAATCATCTATTTCCAGAGAACATTGGATGGGTACTTCCTCATTTAGTGTATATGAAACTAGCTAATAATGGGTTTCAAGGAAATCTGCCATCTTCTTTAGGTAACATCAAAAGTATTGAATTTCTGGATTTATCTCACAACAACTTTCATGGGGAGCTACCAAGAAGTTTTGTTATGAATGGTTATTTCTTGAAATACTTGAAGCTGTCACATAACAAACTAAGCGGAGAAGTGTTTCCAGAATTTGTCAACTTTACTGTTTTATGGGAGCTTTCTATGGATAACAATATGTTTACTGGAAAGATTGGAGAAGGTTTGCGGAACACAAAATACTTGCAGCTACTTGACATTTCAAACAACAATCTCACAGGTGTTATTCCAAGCTGGATTGGCGAATTTCCATCCTTAGTGGCGCTACAGGTTTCAAACAACTCGTTGGAAGGTGAGATACCTATTTCTTTGTTCTATTTGCCCTATCTTCTGCTCATGGACCTATCTGCAAACATTTTATCTGGGGACATATCTCCGCGTGTCAAATCAAATGATCTAACATTTTTATTCCTTCAAGACAATCATTTATCAGGAGAAATTCCATACACGTTGGTGGAGAATCTCTATGTACTTGATCTGAGAAATAACAGATTGTCTGGAAATATTCCGCAGTTCACCAGCACCCAAAACATCCATACTCTTCTTCTTCGGGGGAATAACTTAACAGGCAGTATTTCTCGCCAGTTGTGTGGTCTAAGAAACATCCAACTTCTTGATCTTGCCAACAATAGATTGAATGGATCCATACCTTCATGCCTCAAAAATACATCCTTTGGTTTTGGGAAAAAGTATACTTTATATGATGATGATTACAGCAATCTTTTCATAGGTGGTGGTACATCGTTCATTGGTTTCTCTCCGCAAAAAGACTTCGGTGTAAACGAGTTTCAAGATACTATATATTTCAGATCTCGCATTCTGCTACATCCGTTTCAGATGTCATACAGTTCAGCCATCGGTATGAAAATTGAATTTGCAGTGAAACACCGATACGATGCTTACGTAGGTAAAAATCTCAATTTATTGTTTGGACTGGATATCTCCGAAAATGAGCTTAGCGGTAATATCCCATCAGAgcttggaagtcttctggaaCTACAAGTGTTGAATGTTTCTCACAACAACTTATCAGGATTGATACCAGAAAGCTTTTCAGGTCTCAAGAATGTAGAAAGCCTTGATCTCTCCTTCAACAAGTTACAAGGCCTGATCCCACAAGGACTAACAAAGCTGAGCGGCCTCGCGGTCTTCAATGTCTCGTTCAACCATTTATCAGGAGTCATTCCCCAAGGATCACAGTTTAACACCTTTGATACGCTAAGCTTTGTAGGTAATCCTCTTCTTTGTGGAAAACCAACCAACAGAAGCTGCGGTGGAAGTACCTTTCAAGAACCAGACAATGGAGTGAAGGATGATGATGAGAGCCAAATCGACATGGTTTCTTTCTATTGGAGTTTTCTTGCACCTTATGTGACCATACTTCTTGGAATattctcatctctctcttttgACTCTCCTTGGAGGAGATTCTGGTTCTACGTCGTTGATGTTTTCATCCACAAGGTGAGGAATTTGTTGTGCTAA